In Streptomyces longhuiensis, the following proteins share a genomic window:
- a CDS encoding sigma-70 family RNA polymerase sigma factor, translating into MTTAMKPEGPDRTAEHVLAELQREHGRPLLSFLLRLCDGDRQRAEDLVQETFVRAWQHPEALRADYESVRPWLFTVGRRLAIDARRARLARPPEIGGTVLESARVCADHAERSAAALDVREAVATLSPEHRAVLLHVYFRGASVAEAAAALGIPPGTVKSRAYYALRALRRVLPGYEANTAGPH; encoded by the coding sequence ATGACGACCGCCATGAAGCCCGAAGGACCCGACCGCACGGCAGAACATGTGCTGGCCGAGCTCCAGCGCGAGCACGGCAGGCCGCTTCTCTCCTTCCTCCTGCGACTGTGCGACGGCGACCGGCAGCGGGCGGAAGACCTGGTCCAGGAGACGTTCGTACGCGCCTGGCAGCATCCGGAGGCGCTGCGCGCCGACTACGAGTCCGTGCGCCCGTGGCTGTTCACCGTCGGCCGCAGGCTCGCCATAGACGCCCGGCGCGCACGGCTCGCCCGGCCCCCGGAGATCGGCGGCACGGTCCTGGAGAGCGCGCGGGTCTGCGCCGACCACGCGGAGCGCTCGGCGGCCGCGCTCGATGTCCGCGAGGCCGTGGCGACGCTCAGCCCGGAGCACCGGGCGGTGCTCCTCCACGTGTACTTCCGGGGCGCCTCCGTGGCCGAGGCGGCCGCCGCGCTCGGGATCCCGCCCGGTACCGTGAAGTCCCGTGCGTACTACGCGCTGCGCGCACTGCGCAGGGTGCTCCCGGGCTATGAGGCGAACACGGCCGGCCCGCATTGA
- a CDS encoding CapA family protein, whose protein sequence is MGHTRHTHRTRHARQGTVLLAAALIAAGAGCSAPEDGTHRAAPHATGAPAPSAAGGATDGQRGFTLVASGDVLPHASIIKQAKTDASGDGYDFAPMLSAVKPVISKADLAICHMETVYGAGGHYTGYPTFKSPPEVAKGLSDTGYDACSTASNHALDDGAAGIDRTLDAMDRVGIRHTGSARTAAEGRSPAWLRAGGAKVAHLAYTYDTNGLPMPKGRPWAVNMIDRQRIVHDARAARKAGADVVVLSLNWGTEWQDEPDADQLRLGDELTASRTGGRPDIDLILGTHAHVPQAYEKVNGTWVVYGMGDQIAGDMFNDDGAQDARGNEGTIGRFTFAPPERPGGRWEVRKAEFIPQWFNLGSSRVINVNQSIHDGLGLTDVRDRISRAVLSRGAAKDGLTMGR, encoded by the coding sequence ATGGGACACACCCGGCACACGCACCGCACACGGCACGCACGGCAGGGCACGGTGCTCCTGGCCGCCGCGCTGATCGCGGCGGGCGCGGGCTGCTCCGCGCCCGAGGACGGCACACACCGCGCGGCCCCCCACGCCACCGGAGCCCCGGCGCCGTCGGCCGCGGGCGGCGCCACCGACGGGCAGCGCGGCTTCACGCTGGTCGCCTCCGGCGACGTACTGCCTCACGCGTCGATCATCAAGCAGGCGAAGACCGACGCGAGCGGCGACGGCTACGACTTCGCGCCGATGCTGTCCGCCGTGAAGCCGGTCATCTCCAAGGCGGATCTGGCGATCTGTCACATGGAGACGGTCTACGGCGCCGGCGGCCACTACACCGGCTACCCGACCTTCAAGTCCCCGCCCGAGGTTGCCAAGGGGCTGAGCGACACGGGCTACGACGCCTGTTCCACGGCCTCGAACCACGCCCTCGACGACGGCGCCGCAGGCATCGACCGCACCCTCGACGCCATGGACCGCGTGGGCATCCGCCACACGGGCTCGGCCCGCACCGCCGCCGAGGGCAGAAGCCCCGCGTGGCTGCGCGCCGGTGGCGCCAAGGTCGCGCACCTCGCGTACACGTACGACACGAACGGCCTCCCGATGCCCAAAGGGCGCCCGTGGGCCGTGAACATGATCGACCGTCAGAGGATCGTCCACGACGCGCGGGCGGCCCGGAAGGCGGGCGCGGACGTGGTCGTCCTCTCCCTGAACTGGGGCACCGAGTGGCAGGACGAGCCGGACGCGGACCAGCTGCGGCTCGGCGACGAGCTCACCGCGTCGCGCACGGGCGGCCGCCCCGACATCGACCTGATCCTCGGCACGCACGCGCACGTCCCGCAGGCGTACGAGAAGGTCAACGGCACGTGGGTGGTCTACGGCATGGGCGACCAGATCGCCGGCGACATGTTCAACGACGACGGCGCCCAGGACGCGCGCGGCAACGAGGGCACCATCGGACGCTTCACCTTCGCGCCGCCGGAGCGGCCCGGCGGGCGCTGGGAGGTGCGCAAGGCCGAGTTCATCCCGCAGTGGTTCAACCTCGGCTCGAGCCGCGTGATCAACGTCAACCAGTCCATCCACGACGGCCTCGGCCTGACGGACGTCCGCGACCGGATCAGTCGGGCCGTCCTCAGCCGCGGTGCGGCCAAGGACGGCCTGACGATGGGCCGTTAG
- a CDS encoding universal stress protein has protein sequence MNAEQPHQFERGTDGPKVIVVGVDGSDSSLRAASYAGGLARRQRALLAVVYIQPIMATGAALGVPVADTTDEIAEGLIAEIREAAERVKGIYEVRWEFHTFRGDPYNGLVTAADELKADAVIVGASEQAGHRIVGSVAIRLVKAGRWPVTVVP, from the coding sequence GTGAACGCAGAGCAGCCACACCAGTTCGAACGCGGTACGGACGGCCCCAAGGTGATCGTGGTCGGAGTGGACGGCTCCGACTCCTCGCTGCGTGCCGCGTCCTACGCCGGAGGCCTCGCGCGACGCCAGCGCGCTCTCCTGGCCGTCGTGTACATCCAGCCGATCATGGCCACCGGCGCCGCGCTCGGCGTCCCCGTGGCCGACACCACGGACGAGATCGCCGAGGGTCTGATCGCCGAGATCAGGGAGGCGGCCGAGCGGGTGAAGGGCATATACGAGGTGCGCTGGGAGTTCCACACCTTCCGCGGCGACCCGTACAACGGCCTGGTCACCGCCGCCGACGAACTGAAGGCGGACGCCGTGATCGTCGGCGCGTCCGAGCAGGCGGGACACCGCATCGTCGGGTCGGTGGCGATCCGGCTGGTGAAGGCAGGGCGCTGGCCCGTCACGGTGGTCCCGTAA
- a CDS encoding polysaccharide deacetylase family protein, with protein sequence MKPDQTNPGRRALFRGVVLLGLGAVAGCTGRPAAPAAGPQAAKALRPSTYRLQPLAGYGPPQAASTRPAVRHEPILQMDTHDRTMVLTFDDGPDPLYTPHILQTLREYDVRAMFFVCGEQVEWNKDLLREMADDGHVVGNHTWTHPLLTGMSRSAVRSEIERTCEIIDDTIGEAPAWFRAPYGAWNRNVFRIGAGLGMEPLAWTVDTNDWEEPGTRSIVRAVRAGAAPGVVVLSHDAGGNRSQSVAALRTYLPELLDSDYRITVPRRRGV encoded by the coding sequence ATGAAACCGGATCAGACCAATCCAGGGCGGCGGGCACTGTTCCGCGGCGTGGTGCTCCTCGGCCTCGGTGCCGTCGCCGGCTGCACCGGCCGCCCGGCCGCCCCTGCCGCGGGACCGCAGGCCGCGAAGGCGTTGCGGCCGTCCACGTACCGCCTCCAGCCCCTGGCCGGTTACGGTCCGCCGCAGGCGGCGTCCACCCGGCCGGCGGTACGGCACGAGCCGATCCTGCAGATGGACACCCACGACAGGACCATGGTCCTCACCTTCGACGACGGACCCGACCCGCTCTACACCCCGCACATCCTGCAGACGCTGCGTGAGTACGACGTCCGCGCCATGTTCTTCGTCTGCGGGGAACAGGTCGAGTGGAACAAGGACCTGCTGCGCGAGATGGCCGACGACGGTCACGTCGTCGGCAACCACACCTGGACGCACCCCCTGCTGACCGGCATGTCCCGCTCGGCGGTGCGCTCCGAGATCGAGCGGACCTGCGAGATCATCGACGACACGATCGGCGAGGCGCCCGCCTGGTTCCGTGCGCCGTACGGCGCCTGGAACCGGAATGTGTTCCGCATCGGCGCCGGGCTCGGCATGGAACCCCTCGCGTGGACCGTCGACACCAACGACTGGGAGGAGCCGGGCACCCGCTCCATCGTCCGGGCGGTCCGGGCCGGGGCGGCGCCCGGCGTGGTGGTCCTCAGTCATGACGCGGGCGGCAACCGCTCCCAGAGTGTTGCCGCCCTGCGCACCTATCTGCCGGAACTCCTCGACTCGGACTACCGCATCACGGTGCCCAGGCGCCGGGGAGTCTGA
- a CDS encoding class F sortase, with protein MSSSQPTDEEGQQSKRAPWGVIALVLLTGLALIRNGSGEFDLGPPQPASAAAADLRDSSGPGAKAPKPLPYSVAERVKIPAIQVDAPVMPVGVDPDGWVEAPPAEDSNLAGWFTGGVTPGEKGTAVVVGHVDNQQGPAVFYGLGSLKKGNRVQVVRKDRKTAVFQIYGIEVFEKANFPGNRVYGSKGAPELRVITCGGGFSEQNGYDGNVVVFARLVEVR; from the coding sequence ATGTCTTCGTCCCAGCCGACCGACGAGGAGGGTCAGCAGAGCAAGCGCGCGCCGTGGGGCGTGATCGCGCTGGTTCTGCTCACCGGACTCGCGCTGATCCGCAATGGATCGGGGGAATTCGACCTCGGTCCCCCGCAGCCCGCTTCGGCGGCGGCAGCGGATCTCCGCGACTCGTCCGGTCCCGGCGCGAAGGCGCCGAAGCCGTTGCCGTACTCCGTGGCGGAACGGGTGAAGATCCCGGCGATCCAGGTGGATGCCCCGGTCATGCCCGTGGGGGTCGACCCGGACGGCTGGGTGGAGGCCCCGCCGGCCGAGGACTCGAATCTCGCGGGCTGGTTCACCGGTGGGGTGACTCCGGGCGAGAAGGGCACCGCTGTCGTCGTCGGCCATGTCGACAACCAGCAGGGGCCCGCGGTGTTCTACGGCCTCGGCTCGCTCAAAAAGGGAAATCGCGTCCAGGTCGTGCGCAAGGACAGGAAGACCGCCGTGTTCCAGATCTACGGCATCGAGGTCTTCGAGAAGGCGAATTTCCCGGGGAACCGCGTCTACGGCAGTAAGGGAGCGCCCGAACTGAGGGTGATCACGTGCGGCGGCGGATTCTCCGAGCAGAACGGCTACGACGGGAATGTCGTCGTCTTCGCTCGCTTGGTCGAGGTGCGCTGA
- a CDS encoding DNA-binding protein, giving the protein MTDGTASTGFPHGIGAPALRALNGAGYTELAQLADVPVNELKALHGMGPKALRVLGEALAERGMALGGPR; this is encoded by the coding sequence ATGACGGACGGAACGGCATCCACCGGGTTTCCGCACGGGATCGGCGCTCCGGCGCTTCGCGCGCTGAACGGGGCCGGGTACACGGAACTCGCCCAGCTCGCGGACGTGCCCGTGAACGAGCTGAAGGCGCTGCACGGGATGGGTCCCAAGGCGCTGCGGGTCCTCGGCGAGGCGCTGGCCGAGCGGGGGATGGCGCTGGGCGGGCCGCGCTGA
- a CDS encoding DUF4239 domain-containing protein, translated as MSEWLVLTLAMVAACAVVLAVTVLQQRRIGDDDDPSETPDVIEYMTMMIGVVYAIVLGLAIAGVWEGRSAAQDHVRNEAQALHEVHERVRVYPTEVRTRIRADVDTYVSHVVTTEWRTMKNQGHLTAEGTRLLDKVRHDVTDYQPKTDFEAQAYQPLLDQITAADDARNARADSTGATMPGVVWFGLITGGLVTIGMVFALQIRRTARELILAGLFSALIAFLLFLVWDLDAPYSRGVAATVEPFLMLFPHAGG; from the coding sequence ATGTCGGAATGGCTTGTTCTCACCCTCGCGATGGTGGCCGCGTGCGCGGTCGTGCTCGCCGTGACCGTCCTTCAGCAGCGCAGGATCGGTGACGACGACGACCCGAGCGAGACCCCGGACGTCATCGAGTACATGACGATGATGATCGGCGTGGTGTACGCGATCGTCCTGGGCCTCGCCATCGCGGGTGTCTGGGAGGGCCGCAGCGCCGCCCAGGACCACGTGCGCAACGAGGCGCAGGCCCTGCACGAGGTCCATGAACGCGTCCGCGTCTACCCGACGGAGGTCAGAACCCGCATCCGCGCGGATGTCGACACCTATGTCAGCCATGTCGTCACCACCGAGTGGCGCACGATGAAGAACCAGGGCCATCTCACCGCCGAGGGCACCCGGCTCCTCGACAAGGTGCGCCACGACGTGACCGACTACCAGCCGAAGACCGACTTCGAGGCGCAGGCCTACCAGCCGCTGCTCGACCAGATCACCGCCGCGGACGACGCCCGCAACGCGCGCGCGGACTCCACCGGCGCCACGATGCCGGGCGTCGTGTGGTTCGGCCTCATCACCGGAGGGCTCGTCACGATCGGCATGGTCTTCGCGCTCCAGATCCGCCGGACGGCACGCGAACTGATCCTCGCCGGGCTCTTCTCGGCCCTGATCGCGTTCCTGCTCTTCCTGGTCTGGGACCTCGACGCGCCCTACAGCCGCGGGGTCGCGGCCACCGTGGAACCGTTCCTCATGCTGTTCCCGCACGCCGGGGGGTGA